A window of the Cystobacter fuscus genome harbors these coding sequences:
- a CDS encoding zinc dependent phospholipase C family protein, whose amino-acid sequence MPSLLLHLTAIERLAANPGELPEDFIRALSEDLAYARFGAALPDLPLCDGLVGGLAANFSGRDWPPFARLFHERAPVALGLKMAELVAAGALVGTEAGLAILAGYFTHLCLDRALHPRVDELVLRHRRRGEHALVAHRQIEWTQTLFYLRELHGADLMGSPRLRSRFQVTKSAGMPLKGIGRGIYELVRLASQETLQQAPTKAELDGWVRGLYLGGLYLSSPLGRMRALPAWSQLSFQELYRNDSFDFAAEVERAVEQSRAVLRRLLAFMARGIFTPRARSRFLSEFPEGNIGARAA is encoded by the coding sequence ATGCCTTCGTTGTTGCTCCACCTCACGGCCATCGAGCGGCTGGCCGCCAATCCCGGCGAGCTGCCCGAGGACTTCATCCGCGCGCTCTCCGAGGATCTGGCCTATGCGCGCTTTGGCGCCGCCCTGCCGGATCTGCCCCTGTGCGATGGGCTCGTCGGCGGGCTCGCCGCCAACTTCTCCGGGCGGGACTGGCCCCCCTTCGCGCGCCTGTTCCACGAGCGCGCCCCGGTGGCCCTGGGCCTGAAGATGGCCGAGCTGGTGGCCGCCGGCGCCCTGGTGGGCACCGAGGCCGGGCTCGCGATCCTCGCCGGCTACTTCACCCACCTGTGCCTGGATCGCGCGCTCCACCCCCGGGTGGATGAGCTGGTGCTGCGTCACCGGCGCCGGGGCGAGCACGCGCTCGTCGCCCACCGGCAGATCGAATGGACCCAGACGCTCTTCTACCTGCGTGAGCTGCATGGGGCGGACCTCATGGGCAGCCCGCGCCTGCGCTCGCGCTTCCAGGTCACCAAGAGCGCGGGCATGCCGCTCAAGGGCATCGGCCGGGGCATCTACGAGCTGGTGCGGCTCGCCTCCCAGGAGACGCTGCAGCAGGCGCCCACCAAGGCCGAGCTGGACGGGTGGGTGCGCGGCCTGTACCTGGGCGGGCTCTACCTCTCCAGCCCCCTGGGCCGCATGCGCGCCCTGCCGGCCTGGTCCCAGTTGAGCTTCCAGGAGCTCTACCGCAACGACTCCTTCGACTTCGCCGCCGAGGTGGAGCGCGCCGTGGAGCAGTCGCGCGCGGTGCTGCGGCGGCTGTTGGCCTTCATGGCCCGGGGCATTTTCACTCCCCGTGCCCGCTCGCGCTTCCTCTCCGAGTTTCCAGAGGGGAACATCGGCGCGCGCGCCGCCTAG
- a CDS encoding sulfite exporter TauE/SafE family protein — protein sequence MTLLLLIAAGVFAGTMGSLLGVGGGVILVPALVLGFKVPLEDAVPASLMCVVASSCGASASYVERRLSDIRLGLTLELATVTGAIVGGLVASLVAPAWVALVFGLFALYVSAQMLLARAAVEQGLEDYEPTNYPLGISGSFVAGGLSALLGVGGGPLKVPLMNHGMRVPFKVASATSNLMIGVTGAASVAAYAWRGHVNLALVAPLVVGVLAGASVGSRIMPRLPTAVLRRMFACVLLVVAAQMLWKGVEGIWTSVAR from the coding sequence ATGACGCTTCTCCTGTTGATCGCAGCGGGTGTGTTCGCGGGCACCATGGGTTCACTCCTGGGGGTCGGAGGAGGTGTCATCCTGGTTCCGGCACTCGTCCTGGGGTTCAAGGTGCCGCTGGAGGACGCGGTGCCGGCGAGCCTGATGTGCGTGGTGGCCAGCTCCTGTGGCGCGTCGGCGAGCTACGTGGAGCGGCGGCTGAGCGACATCCGCCTGGGGCTGACGCTGGAGCTGGCCACGGTGACGGGCGCCATCGTCGGCGGGCTGGTGGCGAGCCTGGTGGCCCCCGCCTGGGTCGCCCTGGTGTTCGGCCTCTTCGCGCTCTACGTGTCGGCGCAGATGCTGCTGGCGCGCGCGGCGGTGGAGCAGGGGCTCGAGGACTACGAGCCCACCAACTACCCGCTGGGCATCTCCGGCTCGTTCGTGGCCGGCGGCCTGTCGGCGCTGCTGGGGGTGGGTGGCGGTCCGCTCAAGGTGCCGCTGATGAACCACGGCATGCGCGTGCCCTTCAAGGTGGCCAGCGCCACGAGCAACCTGATGATCGGCGTGACGGGGGCCGCGAGCGTGGCCGCCTACGCCTGGCGCGGACACGTGAACCTCGCGCTGGTGGCGCCGCTGGTGGTGGGGGTGTTGGCGGGCGCCTCGGTGGGCAGTCGGATCATGCCGCGCCTGCCCACGGCCGTGCTGCGACGGATGTTCGCCTGTGTGCTGCTGGTGGTGGCGGCACAGATGCTGTGGAAGGGAGTGGAGGGGATATGGACGAGCGTGGCGAGATGA